One Dioscorea cayenensis subsp. rotundata cultivar TDr96_F1 chromosome 17, TDr96_F1_v2_PseudoChromosome.rev07_lg8_w22 25.fasta, whole genome shotgun sequence DNA window includes the following coding sequences:
- the LOC120280469 gene encoding uncharacterized protein LOC120280469 — MANWADLPADMISELTFYLKGDEYDRFRAVCKGWRERTEERAPQLILMNFAENDNTINALAFFDIVCKIVKPVSPSVFRAVQGSHYMGSSHGWLFLGRYLDGNLHVSLLDPFARKESLITLPPLGHQPQGCVAGRILVSQQPSSIQLKNHNLVVVYCSRDVNGDISSRMRFIKPVQERVWGSVWLGKPPSDILSMDGGFYVNFDGVLSLVDIENEDVLEKCLSLPGLSRELSSDPSLSLRKRRGAWVPVHNYHPSGLLVKMSYFWCNRSTRYIPVGWIASA, encoded by the exons ATGGCGAATTGGGCGGACCTCCCAGCAGACATGATCTCTGAGCTTACCTTTTACTTGAAAGGGGATGAATACGATCGTTTTCGAGCCGTTTGCAAGGGTTGGAGAGAAAGAACAGAAGAGCGTGCCCCGCAACTTATTCTGATGAATTTCGCTGAGAATGACAATACGATAAATGCTTTAGCGTTCTTTGATATTGTATGCAAAATAGTAAAACCCGTTTCGCCCTCTGTTTTCCGAGCAGTACAAGGTTCCCATTACATGGGTTCTTCGCACGGTTGGTTGTTTCTTGGCAGGTATTTGGACGGAAATTTACATGTTTCGCTCCTCGACCCTTTTGCTCGTAAGGAGTCTTTGATCACTCTCCCTCCTCTTGGCCATCAACCTCAAGGATGTGTAGCCGGCCGTATCTTAGTGTCTCAGCAGCCGAGTTCTATTCAACTCAAGAACCACAATTTGGTTGTGGTTTATTGCAGTCGTGATGTCAATGGTGACATTTCTTCTCGTATGAGGTTTATCAAGCCTGTTCAAGAAAGGGTCTGGGGCTCTGTTTGGTTAGGAAAACCACCCAGTGACATTTTAAGTATGGATGGAGGATTCTATGTAAATTTCGATGGCGTGCTTTCACTAGTGGATATAGAGAACGAGGATGTTCTTGAAAAATGCCTATCACTACCCGGCCTCTCTCGGGAACTATCGTCTGATCCAAGCCTCTCACTGAG GAAACGAAGAGGAGCTTGGGTTCCTGTTCATAACTATCACCCTTCGGGGCTGCTAGTGAAGATGTCATACTTCTGGTGTAATAGATCAACGAGATATATTCCAGTTGGATGGATAGCATCAGCTTGA